The DNA window CGACCGCGGGGCGCTCGGGACGGAGGCGACCGCCGGCGCGGCCGAGGACAGGGGCAGCAGGACGCGCATCACCGTCCCGTTCCGCGGCGCGCTCTCCGCGTGCACGTGCCCGCCGAGCGCGCGCACGATCCCGCGCACCGTCGTCAGCCCGAGCCCCGTCCCGAGACCGCTCGGCTTCGTGGTGAAGAAGGGCTCGAAGAGACGGGCCAGCGTCGTGGCATCCATGCCGACGCCCTCGTCGCGCACCTCGAGCTCGGCCCAGCGTCCGGGCGGCGCCCCGGGGGTGCCGGCCGCCCCGGGACGGATCGTGCGCGCGCTCGCGCGCACGAGCACCGTTCCGCCGTCCGGCATCGCGTCGCGAGCGTTGATCACGAGGTTCATCAGGATCTGCTCGATCTGTCCCTCGGCGGTCCGCACCGGGAGGGCGTTGTCCCCGAGATCCAAGGTGAGCTTCACCTGCCCGAGCAGCAGGCGGCGCAACAGCGGTTCCATCCCGCGGACCACGGCCACGAGCGACTGCACCTCCGCCTCGCCGGCCTCGGGCCGACTGAAGGAGAGAAGGCGGCGGGTGAGCGCCGCACCACGTTGCGCCGTCTGCTCGATCTCGAGCAGGTCGGCGGGGCGCGCCTCGCCGGCGGCGAGTTCCTCCCGCACGAGTTGCGCGTGTGAGATGATCGCGGCGAGCAGGTTGTTGAAGTCGTGCGCGATCCCGCCGGCCATGCGCCCGACGGCCTCGAGCTTCTGCGACTGTCGCAGCTGCTGCTCGAGGCGGACGCGCTCGGTGACGTTGCGCGTATTGAGCACGTACGAGCCGACGTCGGGATCCCCGGTGAGGTCGGTGACGACGCTCTCGACGTCATGCCAGAGGTCGGGGCGTCCCATCCGCCAGCGCAGCGCCGCGTTGCGCGCGAACGGTTCACGCGCGTTGGCGAGGAAGACCGCGAGGCGGTCGCGGTCGTCCGGATGCGCGAGGTCGGCGATGCGTCGCCCGACGAGGAGCGACGGGATCGTCCCGGCGAGTTCGCCCGCGGACGGACTCGCCCACTGGATCACCTGGCCGGTCGAGATCTGCAGAATCGCGTCGGAGGAGCGCTGCACGAGGGAACGGAAGCGCGCGTCCGCCGCGGTGCGTTCGCGCGCGAGGGCGACGGTGCGCACCCGCGCGAGGTGCTGACGGATGAGGACGAGGATGAGCAGGCCGACCACGCCGGTCACGTGGAACGCCAGATGTCCGGGTTCCGTCTCGCCGCGGTAGGCGAGCAGGAGCATCGGGATCGTCGAGACGAGGATCGCGAACGGCGCGACGACCTCGCGGGCGGCTTCGGGCGGGCGGGCGTCGGTCGACCCGCTGCCCGGCGGGGGCGGGAAGCGGCGCTGCCAGTCGGCGCCGGCGAGCACGAAGAGGAACCCGAGCGCGACCAGCACGTCCCGCATCGCGTCGTGCGAGGGGCCCCCGATGCGCGCCTGCCGCTCGAAGGCGAGGTCGGCGACGGTGATGGCGGCGAAGCCGATCGTGACGAGCCCGATCGATTCGCGGGCGAGCCCCTCCGGCCGGCGGAACCAGGCCGTGGCGCAGAACAGCACCGCCGTCCCGTCGGCGATGAGATAGATCAGGAAGAGCCAACGTCGCGCGTCGAGGTCACCCGATTCGAACGGATTGCCGCCGGCGACGAAGTACGAGCCGAGCAGCCCGAGCGCGATGAGGATCGCGGCGGCGTCGATCCAGTCGGCCGCGCGAGAGTCGGTGTGCCCGGCGTTGGCGACGTACCAGAGCCCGCCGAGGAGGAGCGCCGCCTGCGGTACGGCGAGGACGACGCCGGTGACGCCGGCGAGGGGGGCGCCGACCAGGCGGAGCAGGGTGGTGACGACGCCGAGCCCAAGGCTGAGGGCGATGCAGAGCCAGGCGATGCCGATGCGCGAGCCCGGGGGCGACCGTCGTGCGACGGCGAACGAGATGATCGCGATGCCGACACGGAAGGGAAAGACGGCCGCGAGGTCGACGAACCGGTGCGCCTCGGCGTCGAGCGAGACCGGTCCGAGCGCGACCAGCAGATACCCCAGCGTCCACAGCGCGGCCGCCCCCGACAGGGGGTTGAGCCAGCGCTCGTTGGTCGGGGCCGGGACACCGGCCCCGCCGGGGTGCCCGGGGGAGATCCGCACAGTCGGGAGTATCTCGTGCGCCGGGTTCGAACGCGAGGGGGGCGGAGACCCGCAAGTGCCCGACCCACCGTGGGTTGACCCACGCCGCCCGCCCGTCTATGCTTCTTGTCTGTCCCAAAACGCCCTCGTGGCGGCCGAGACCCGGGTTGCATCCCGCACCGGTGAGGCGCAGTACCTCTCCAGCTGTTCAAACGCACATGCGTACGACGTACACGGCGACCCCCGCCGACATCGAGCACAAGTGGTTCGTGGTCGATGCGGATGGGATGGTCCTCGGCCGCCTCGCCACCGAGGTCGCCCGCATCATCCGCGGCAAGCACAAGCCGATGTTCACGCCCCATATGGACACGGGCGACAATGTCATCGTGATCAACGCGTCCAAGGTGAAGGTGACCGGACGCAAGGCGGAGCAGAAGAACTACTTCCGCCACACCGGCTACATGGGCCACGAGCTCTACACGCCGTTCGCGTCGATGCTCGCGAAGCACCCCGAGCGCGTGATCGAGAAGGCGGTCTACGGCATGCTGCCCAAGACGGCGCTCGGCCGGCAGAAGCTGCGGCTCAAGCTGCGCGTCTATCCGGGTGCGGTGCACCCGCACGGGGCGCAGCAGCCCGAGACGATCACCTTCCCCAAGGCCGAGGCGAAGTAACCCATGGCTGACCAGATGACCCACACCGTCGGCCGCCGCAAGGAAGCCGTCTGCCGCGTGTTCCTGACCCCCGGGTCGGGCAAGTGGAGCCTCAACGGCCGCACGCTCGGGGATTACTTCCCGCGCCCGGCGCTCGTGAGCTCCATCCAGCAGCCGTTCACGGCGACCGACACGCTCGGCACGTACGACGTGCAGGCGAACCTCACCGGCGGTGGCCAGACGGGCCAGGCCGGCGCGCTCCGCCTCGCGATCGCCCGCGCCCTCGTGAAGATCGACGAGACGCACCGCCGCAAGCTGCGCGACCTCGGCCTCCTCACGCGCGATGCCCGCGCGGTCGAGCGCAAGAAGCCGGGCCGCCCGAAGGCGCGAAAGAAGTTCCAGTTCTCGAAGCGTTAAGCTCGGAGACGCAGGCAGAAGGTGGAAGGATGAAAGTGGTACCACCGGTCGGCTTTCATCCTTCGTCCTTCAGCCTTCGTCCAATCCCTCAGCGAGTCTGAGTCTCCGCTCGGTGCCGCGCCTCCGGCGCGGCGAGCGGAGACGACGAGGACCCGCGACGATACCAACCACCAGTAGAGACCCCAATGTCCCAGCCCTCGCTCGACGAACTCCTCAAGGCCGGTGTCCACTTCGGCCACCAGACCCGCCGTTGGAATCCCAAGATGCGCCGCTTCATCTTCGCGGAGCGCAACGGGATCCACATCATCGACCTGCAGAAGACGGTCAAGCAGATCGAGCTCGCGCAGCAGCTGGCGCGCGAGGTGGTGATGCGCGGGGAGAACGTCCTGTTCGTCTGCACCAAGCGCCAGCTCGCGCAGATCGTGACGAGCGAGGCGGATCGCGCCGGCGCGATGTACGTCACCGAGCGCTGGCTCGGCGGCCTCCTGACCAACTTCGCGACGGTCAAGAAGCAGATCAAGAAGCTCAAGGAGCTCGAGGCTGGGTCCGCCGAGGGCGGCAACTTCGAGAACTACACCAAGAAGGAACAGCTCATGATGACCCGCCTTCGGGACAAGCTCCTGAAGAACCTCTCGGGCATCAAGAGCATGGGCCGCCTCCCGGGCCTGCTCTTCATCGTCGATGCCAAGAAGGAGCGCATCGCGGTCGACGAGGCCAACAAGCTCGGCATCCCGATCGTCGCCATCTGCGACACGAACTCGGACCCGGACCTCATCACCGTGCCGATCGCCGGCAACGACGATGCGATCCGTTCGGTCGAGCTCATCACCTCGGCCTTCTCGAACGCGATCCTCGAGGCCCGCCGTGAGGCCCCGACGCGTCCCGAGGTCGAGGAGCCGGGCGAGGCGACGACCTGGTCGTCCGAGCGCGGCACGGAGAAGGAGAGCGACGACCGTCGCGGCGGCAAGAAGGGTGGCCGTCCCCGCCGTCGCCGGGCCAAGCCGGACGCCATCGCGGCCCGCCTGAAGCCGGGCAGCACCGAGGGCGATGCCGCCGCCGAGGGCGACGAGGCGAGCGAGTAGGGCTCGCTCGGTAGTGCAGGGGTCCGCCCCTGAGTAACTTTCCATCGCCGCCGGATGAGTCTCATCACTCCCCGGCGGCGATCTCACAGATACCGCATCTCTCAGGACTGGGAATACCGATGGCCGTCAACATCACCGCCAAGGACGTCGCCGAGCTCCGCGCCCGCACGGGTGCCGGGATCGGCGACTGCAAGAACGCGCTCGTCGAGGCGAACGGCGACATGAACGCCGCCGCCGACCTGCTGCGCAAGAAGGGCATCGCCAAGGCCGACAAGCGCGCCGACCGCGCCGCCTCCGAGGGCCAGATCGTCACGTGGACGAATCCCGAGGGGACCGTCGCGGCGATGATCGAGCTCAACTGCGAGACCGACTTCGTGGGGCGCAACGACGAGTTCGTCGCGCTCTCCAAGCAGGTCGTGGCGCACGTCGCGCAGGACGCCGCGGTCGACGGCCTGGTCACGGTCGGGGCCGAGGGCGCGTACCTCGCGACGCCGTGGCACGCCGACAAGGCGCAGACGGTGGGCGACATCGTGAAGGCCGCGTCGGCCAAGACCGGCGAGAAGGTCGAGCTCCGCCGGATCGCGCGCTTCGCGACGTCGGGCACGGTCGGCAGCTACCTGCACTTCAACGGCAAGGCCGGCGTCATCGCCGAGATCGCCGGCGGGAAGGGCGAGCATGCGACGCAGCTGGGCAAGCACGTCGCCGAGCATGTGGCGGCGGGCGTGCCGTCGGTCGCCGTCGCGGTCGACAAGGATGGCGTCGATGCCGCCTTCATCGCCAAGGAGCGCGAGATCTTCGTCGCCCAGGCCGTGGAGTCGGGGAAGCCGCAGGCGATCGCCGAGAAGATGGTCGAGGGCCGCATCGCCAAGCTCCTCGGCGAGATCACGCTCCTCGGGCAGCCGTGGGTGCGCGACGACAAGCAGACGATCGGCGACCTCGTGAAGGCCTCCGCGAAGGAGTCGGGGCAGCCGCTCGCCGTGACGCGCTTCGTGCGGTTCAAGATGGGCGAGTCCTGATCCCCGCATGAGCGACCTGAAGTATCCCCGCGTCCTGCTCAAGCTCTCCGGCGAGGCTCTCGCCGGGGAGCGCGGATTCGGCTTCGATTTCGACACGCTGCGCGGCTTCGCCCACGAGGTGAAGCGGATCGCCGCGATGGGCGCCCAGGTGGGCATGGTGATCGGCGGCGGCAACATCGTCCGCGGCTCGCAGATCTCCAAGATGGGGATGGACCGCGTCTCCGCCGACTACATGGGCATGCTCGGCACGGTGATCAACGCGCTCGCGTTCCAGGACGTGCTCGAGAAGGAAGGACTCGACACCCGCGTGATGACGGCGATCCGGATGGAGGAGATCGCCGAGCCGTACATCCGCCGGCGCGCCGTGCGGCATCTCGAGAAGGGGCGGGCCGTGATCTTCGCGGCCGGCACCGGCAATCCGTACTTCTCCACCGACACCGCCGCGGTGCTCCGTGCCATCCAGATGAAGGCGAACGTCATCATCAAGGCGACGAGCGTCGACGGCGTGTACAATGCGGACCCGAAGAAGGACCCGACCGCGAAGAAGTACGACCGCATCACCTACAAGGACGTGATGGCAGGGGAGCTCGGCGTGATGGACCAGACGGCCATCACGCTCTGCAAGGAGAACGCCCTCCCGCTGATCGTCCTCAACATCCACACGCCCGGCATCGTCCAGCAGGCGCTGCGCGGCGAACCCGTGGGGACCCTGGTCACATGAGCACCAAGCAGATCATCTCGGATGCGAAGACGGCGATGGACAAGGGCGTCGAGGCGGCCAAGCGCGAGTTCGCGTCGGTCCGCTCGGGCAAGGCGTCGCCGAGCATGCTCGACACGGTGAAGGTCGAGATGTACGGCCAGCTGATGGCGATGAACCAGTGCGCCTCGGTGTCGGCGCCGGAGCCGCGGCTCCTCGTGGTGACGCCGTTCGACAAGGGCCAGATCAAGGCGGTCGAGAAGGCGATCCGCGAGTCGAACCTCGGGCTCGATCCGTCGATCCAGAGCAACATCATCCGGGTGCCCCTGCCGGCGATGAACGAGCAGCGCCGCAAGGAACTCGCGAAGACGGTGCACAAGTACGCCGAGGACGGCCGCATCGCGGTCCGCCACGCGCGCACGCATGCCCGCGACCTCCTGAAGAAGCTCAACGGTGTCTCGGAGGACGAGGTGAAGTCGGCCGAGAAGGACCTGCAGAAGCTCCATGACGACGAGATCGCGAAGATCGACGCCGCGATGAAGGCCAAGGAAGCGGAGCTGATGGAGGTCTGAGCGGATCGTCCGCGCCGACACCACTCATGACCGCGCAAGAACTCCTCGCCCAGCTTCGCGTCCACGGCGCGATCCCCCGGCACGTCGCCATCATCATGGATGGCAACGGGCGCTGGGCGCGCGAGCGGATGCTGCCGCGCCCGATCGGCCATCGCAACGGCATGAAGGCCGTGCGCGAGGTCGTCGAGGGGGCGATCGAGGCGGGCGTCGAGGTGCTCTCCTTGTTCGCGTTCTCGCAGGAGAACTGGCAGCGTCCGCCGGTCGAGATCAGCGCGCTCATGTCGCTCCTCGAGGAGTACATCCAGAAGGAGACCGACGAGCTCGAGTCGCAGGGCGTGCGCGTGCGGGTGCTCGGGGATGTCGACCGGCTGGTGCCCACGGCGCGGGCTGCCGTCGACCGCGTCATCGCGCAGACGGCGCACAACAGCAAGCTCACGCTCAACCTGTTCATCTCGTACGGCTCGCGCGCCGAGCTGACGCGCGCGGCGCGACGCGTCGCCGAGGAGGTCGCGGCGGGGACGCTCCGGCCCGACCAGGTGGACGAGGCGGCGTTCGCCGCGCGCCTGTACACGCACGACTGTCCCGACCCGGATCTCCTCATCCGCACCTCGGGCGAGCAGCGGATCAGCAACTTCCTGCTCTGGCAGCTGGCGTACACGGAGATCGTCATCTCGCCGGTGCTGTGGCCCGACTTCGGGCGCGCGAACCTGTACGAGGCGATCCTCGACTACCAGAGCCGGGACCGCCGCTTCGGCCGCGCGCCCGCCTGAGGCCGGCCTGAGGACCGCATGTCCGAGCTGACCAAGCGCGTCCTCTTCGCGGTGGGCGCGATCCCCTTCGTGCTCGCCGCGGTCTGGTTCGGTGGCGCGTCGCTCGCGATCCTGCTCTCGGTCGCGTCGGCGCTGGCCGCGTGGGAGTACGGGCGTCTCGCCGAGGCGGCGGGGCAGCGTCCCATGACGGCATGGCTGATCGCGCTGGCGGCCGCGCTCCCGCTCGGCGCACACGCGGTGCAACTCGGCCTGTGGGTGCCGCCCATCTCGTGGGTCGCGCTGCTCGCACCGGCGCTGCTCGCCGTCGCGATGTGGACGCGCGGGGCGACGGGGCGGCCGCTCGAAGCCACGGCGACGACGCTGTTCGGCGCCTGGTACACCGGCGGGATGCTCGCCTTCGCCTATGCGCTCCGCTACCACCGGTTCGCCGTCGGCCCCGCCGCCGGTGCGCTGCTGCTCCTGCTGCCGCTCCTGCTCACCTGGGTGAACGACGCGGGGGCGTTCTTCTTCGGCAAGCGGTTCGGCAAGCGCAAGCTCATGCCGTCGGTGAGCCCGGGGAAGACGGTCGCCGGTGCGGTCGGTGCCCTGCTCACGGTGCTCGTCGGGACGTGGGCGTACTTCCGGTTCCTCCTCGTCCCGTATGCGAACCTTGGCCTGTCATGGGCCGGACTGGTGCTCTTCGCCATCGCGGTGAGCGCGGCAGCGCAGGTGGGGGACCTCGCCGAGTCGCTGCTGAAGCGACAGGCCGGCGTGAAGGACAGTTCCGCGTTGATCCCGGGGCACGGGGGCGTGCTCGATCGCGTGGATTCGCTGCTCTTCACGTTCCCGCTCGCCTATGTGCTCCTCGACCTGCTGCTCAAGGTCGGCGCGTGAGCACCACCGGCATCGCCCTCCTCGGTGCCACGGGGTCGATCGGCGAGACGGCCCAGCGCGTGGTCGCGCGCCACCCGGATCGCTTCCGCTTCACCGCGATGACGGCGCACGGCAACCGCGAGGCGCTCGCGGCCGCGGTGGCGCGGTGGCAGCCGTCGCTCGTGGGGCTCGTGAACGGCGGTGGCGCCGCCCCCCTGCCGGCGGGGTGGTGCGCCGGGCGCGAATGCCTCGTCCAGGCGGCGACGCAGCCCGAGGCCGCGATCGTGCTCAATGCCGTCGTCGGCGCGGCGGGGCTCGAGGCGACGCTCGCCGCCGTCGGGGCGGGGAAGCGCGTGGCGCTCGCGAACAAGGAGTCGCTCGTGGTGGGCGGCGCGCTCGTGCAGCGCGCGGCGCGCGCGAGCGGCGGCGAGGTCATCCCCGTCGACTCCGAGCACTCCGCACTGCTGCAGTGTCTCGCCGGGCGGGTGGGCGGAACGGGGCCCGGCCTGCTCCCGGTCGCGGGCGTGCGGCGCTTCATCATCACCGCCTCCGGCGGGCCGTTCCGCACGTGGGAGACGGAGCGCATCCGCGCCGCCCGGCTCGAGGATGCGCTCAAGCATCCCACCTGGAGCATGGGCCGCAAGATCACCGTCGACTCGGCGTCGCTCGCCAACAAGGCGCTCGAGGTGATCGAGGCGCACGTGCTCTTCGGCGTGCCCTACGACCGGATCGAGGTCGTCGTGCATCCGCAGAGCATCGTCCACTCGATGGTCGAGTTCGAGGACGGCAGCGTGATCGCTCAGATGGGCGTGCCGTCGATGGAGTTGCCCGTGCTCTACGCGCTCGGCTACCCGGACCGCGTGGAGGACACGGGGGTACCACGCTTCGATCCGGTCGCGACGAGTCCGCTCACCTTCGAGTCCGTGCGCCACGACGCCTTCCCGACGCTCGGGCTCGGCATCGCGGCTGGCATGAAGGGTGGCGCGGCGCCCGCCGTGTTCAACGCAGCCAACGAGGCGGCCGTCGCACGGTTCCTCGAGGGCTCGCTCACCTTCAGTGGCATCCCGGCGGCGATCGAGTTGGCACTCGGACGCCTCGCCGACCGTTCTGGGAATGACCTCGATGCGCTGCTCGCGGCGGATGCCGCGGCGCGCTCCCTCGTGCAGGAGTATCGCGCTCCATGAGTTTCAGCTGGCTCGCCCCGCTGCTCGTCCTCGGCCTCGTGGTGTTCGTCCACGAACTCGGGCACTTCCTCGCGGCCAAGTGGGCCGGCGTGTACGCCCCGCGCTTCTCGATGGGCTGGGGCTCGCCGCTCTGGAGCTTCCGTCGGGGCGAGACCGAGTACGCCCTCTCCTGGCTGCCGATCGGCGGCTACGTGCGCATGGCGAGCAAGGAGGACGAGACAGCGGCGGTGCTCGAGGGAGGCGGCGAGGCGCCCGAGGCGGAGCGGTCGCGGCACTGGGACGAGCACTCGATGATCCCGCACGGGCCGCTGCCGATCCCGCCCGACCGGTGGTTCGAGTCCAAGCGGCTCTTCCCGCGCATCGTGATCCTGCTTGCGGGCGTGTTCATGAACATCGTGCTCGCGCTGACCGTCTCGACGGGCATCGTGGGCTACTACGGAAAGGGGTACCTCACGCCGGTCGTGGACTCTACGGCAGCCGGCCGTCCCGCCGCCGTCGCCGGGATGCTCGCGGGTGACAGTGTGGTGGCGATCGACGGCAAGCCCGTCGCTCGCTGGGACGAGGTGCTCGATGCGGTGTCGGCGGCGCCTGGCCGGCCGATCACGCTCGAGGTCGCGCGCGGGACGGCGCGCCTGCCGCTCACGATGACGCCGGAGTCGCAGGAGATCACGACGGCGGATGGCGACAAGCGCACGGTCGGTCGGATCGGCGTCGCGGTGAAGCAGCACGTGATCCGCACGCCGGTCTCGTTCGGCGAGGCGGTGGTCGGCGGATGGAATGTCACGTGGACGATGGCCGGCAGCGTGCTGAAGGTCCTGGGCGACCTGCTCACGGGGAACGTCTCGGTGTCGCAGCTGGGCGGTCCGGTGGAGATCGCGCGCTCGAGCGTCGCCGCGGCGCAGAACGGTGCCGAGAACCTGTGGGGGCTCATCGCCTTCCTGAGCATCAACCTCGCGGTGCTCAACCTGCTGCCGATCCCCCTCCTCGACGGCGGGCAGATCCTCATGCAGGTCGCCGAGAGCGCGTGGCGGAAGCCGTTCCATCCGATGGTGAAGGAGTGGTACGCGCGGATCGGCCTCGTCGCGATCGGGGCGCTGTTCCTCACGGTGACGTTCAACGACCTGAAGCGGCTCGTGATGAGCTGGCTGGCCTGAGCGCACTCAGCGCGCGGTCACGAATCGCAGGTCGGCCCGCACGTGGTCGACCTCCGCCTCGAATCGGAGTACGGTCCGCGGAGAGCGCCGCGCGCCGGCGCGTGCCTGGAGCAGGAATCGGCGTTCGCGCGGCAATCCGCAGAGCGCGTAGAAACCGTCGCCTTCGGCGGTCGTCTCGATGGTGCGCTCGCGCCAGGTGATGCCGTCGCCCGCGTCGATCCGGAATCCCTCCTGCCAGGTCGCGGACACCCGCGCGCCGGCCGCTGTGCTCGCGTCCGGTTCGAGCACGAGGCCCACGAGGGTGCTCCGTGGCTCAGGGGCACTGGGGAAGTTCGGGATCGGCGCCGCGGCGATCGAGCAGGCGGCGCGCATCAGGAATGACGCGGTGCGGAGCGCCTCGACGTCCTCGCCACCGATAGCTTCCGGCTCGGCGCCCGCGGAGCGGTAGAGCACGCGCTCAGGTCGGCCGATCGACAGGACGCGGCCACCGGCGCGCTGGACGGCGTCGAGTCGTACAAGATCGCTCGACCCTGTCCCGCCGATCGCCGAGACGCGCGCCTGCCGTTCGATCCGCAGACGCGGCATCCGGATCTCCCATCGGTCCTCGAACCAGAGGCCGCCGGGCAACTGCGCGAACTCGATCGAGCCGCCGAGGCCGGCGTCGTCCAGCCCGGCCGGAAGGCCGACGTATCCGAAGTCGAGGCGCTCGAGCGCGTAGCTCGCGCGATCGAGCCAGAGGGTGCCGCGGATGCGCACGCGACCGCGAGCGGTCCCGACCGGCTGGAAGGCGATCCCGATGCGGGTGGGGTGCGCGGTGTCGGCGGCCGCGAGGCGCAGGCAGTGCGCGGCGGCGAACTGTTCGGAGAGCAGGACGTTGGCGTCCGGCGCGAAGTACACCGTGCCATCGGGCTCCTCGATCGCGTAGCCGAGTGCCGCGAGTTGGGCCGGTGGCGCGCTGCGGAAGGGACGCGCCGCGAAGCCGTCGGCGACCGCGCGCACGGGGGCCACGCGGATGGTGCCGTCCGGCTCCGTCACGGACTGTTCGAGGAGGATGCGCGCCGACGGCCTTCCCTCGGGCGGCGAGAGGAGCGCGGCGAGCAACGCCTTGCGCGCCTCGTCGAAGAGGGTGGCGACCGCCTCGCCGGCGCGCTCGCCGACCGCGCACCGAGCGGAGGCGCGGCTGGTGATGGCAGCGAGCTGCACCGCCCGGTCGCCCAGCGTGAGCTCGAGGCGGCGGCGTTCCCCGTCCACGAGGGTATAGGTGCCGAAGTCGGTCGGGCGATAGCCGATGCGGAGCGCACGGAGGCGGAAGGTCCCCGGGATGAGCCGGAGCGCGAATCCGCCGTTCTCGCCGGAGATGGCGCGCGCGACGGGGGCGTTCCCGCCCGGCCGCGACGCTTCGAGGACGATGCCGGGCGCCGGAGTGCTGCCGTCCGAGAGGCGGATGGTGCCGAGGAGTTCCTGCGCCGCGACCGCGCCGGGCAGGGCGAGGAGCGCCGCGGCGAGGCGGGCGCGGCGGGAGGCGGAGAGGGGCATCGGGACCTCGACCGTGGGGTGTGGTAGGAGGGCTTTACAGACCCCCCGATGGCGTCTAACTTACCGTGCTACAACGGAATCGGCATTTCAACGCACTGCGCTGCGCAGGCAAGGATTTCAGGGATGGCGTTCGTAAAGTCGGCGGCGATCGATTCGCATCGCCAGCATGGGACCGATACCGGGTCCACCACGGTGCAGGTCGCGGTCCTCACTGAGCGTATCAACTACCTCACGGAGCACTTCCGCGCCCACCACAAGGACCACCATGGCCGTCGTGGCCTCCTCAAGATGGTCGGTCAGCGGAAGCGCCTCCTGAAGTACCTGCAGCGGTCGAACATCGAGGCGTACCGCAAGATCATCGCCGACCTCGGCCTGCGCTACTAAGCGCCCCCACCCACACGAGCGCGCGACCGCACTGACGCGGATCGCGCGCTTCGTGCACAGTCCAGAGACAACACAGCATGATGCATCGCATTGAGCGGACCTTCGCCGGCCGCCCCCTCAT is part of the Gemmatimonadota bacterium genome and encodes:
- a CDS encoding 1-deoxy-D-xylulose-5-phosphate reductoisomerase, with the translated sequence MSTTGIALLGATGSIGETAQRVVARHPDRFRFTAMTAHGNREALAAAVARWQPSLVGLVNGGGAAPLPAGWCAGRECLVQAATQPEAAIVLNAVVGAAGLEATLAAVGAGKRVALANKESLVVGGALVQRAARASGGEVIPVDSEHSALLQCLAGRVGGTGPGLLPVAGVRRFIITASGGPFRTWETERIRAARLEDALKHPTWSMGRKITVDSASLANKALEVIEAHVLFGVPYDRIEVVVHPQSIVHSMVEFEDGSVIAQMGVPSMELPVLYALGYPDRVEDTGVPRFDPVATSPLTFESVRHDAFPTLGLGIAAGMKGGAAPAVFNAANEAAVARFLEGSLTFSGIPAAIELALGRLADRSGNDLDALLAADAAARSLVQEYRAP
- a CDS encoding site-2 protease family protein is translated as MSFSWLAPLLVLGLVVFVHELGHFLAAKWAGVYAPRFSMGWGSPLWSFRRGETEYALSWLPIGGYVRMASKEDETAAVLEGGGEAPEAERSRHWDEHSMIPHGPLPIPPDRWFESKRLFPRIVILLAGVFMNIVLALTVSTGIVGYYGKGYLTPVVDSTAAGRPAAVAGMLAGDSVVAIDGKPVARWDEVLDAVSAAPGRPITLEVARGTARLPLTMTPESQEITTADGDKRTVGRIGVAVKQHVIRTPVSFGEAVVGGWNVTWTMAGSVLKVLGDLLTGNVSVSQLGGPVEIARSSVAAAQNGAENLWGLIAFLSINLAVLNLLPIPLLDGGQILMQVAESAWRKPFHPMVKEWYARIGLVAIGALFLTVTFNDLKRLVMSWLA
- a CDS encoding carboxypeptidase regulatory-like domain-containing protein gives rise to the protein MPLSASRRARLAAALLALPGAVAAQELLGTIRLSDGSTPAPGIVLEASRPGGNAPVARAISGENGGFALRLIPGTFRLRALRIGYRPTDFGTYTLVDGERRRLELTLGDRAVQLAAITSRASARCAVGERAGEAVATLFDEARKALLAALLSPPEGRPSARILLEQSVTEPDGTIRVAPVRAVADGFAARPFRSAPPAQLAALGYAIEEPDGTVYFAPDANVLLSEQFAAAHCLRLAAADTAHPTRIGIAFQPVGTARGRVRIRGTLWLDRASYALERLDFGYVGLPAGLDDAGLGGSIEFAQLPGGLWFEDRWEIRMPRLRIERQARVSAIGGTGSSDLVRLDAVQRAGGRVLSIGRPERVLYRSAGAEPEAIGGEDVEALRTASFLMRAACSIAAAPIPNFPSAPEPRSTLVGLVLEPDASTAAGARVSATWQEGFRIDAGDGITWRERTIETTAEGDGFYALCGLPRERRFLLQARAGARRSPRTVLRFEAEVDHVRADLRFVTAR
- the rpsO gene encoding 30S ribosomal protein S15, which gives rise to MAFVKSAAIDSHRQHGTDTGSTTVQVAVLTERINYLTEHFRAHHKDHHGRRGLLKMVGQRKRLLKYLQRSNIEAYRKIIADLGLRY